One part of the Longimicrobiales bacterium genome encodes these proteins:
- a CDS encoding RNA polymerase sigma factor RpoD/SigA: MAEITEARKRRKRRGTGLSEGFAGSAEDRSALDQYLREVSQHELLNAQQEVELGRRAQKGDEDAVQKLVRANLRFVISVAKKYQNRGVSLIDLIQEGNVGLVTAARKFDPEQGVKFISYAVWWIRQAILAALANQGRAVRVPLNRASDLARIFRERERLKQELRRDPTLEEVAEAASLTPEVVTSLSTLNSAEIRLDAPIGDSDDSQLVERFMWDEAHEPEQAVEERLLAEHIDKALETLTPRDAKVVRLYFGLEGGREHTLEEIGNMLGVTRERVRQLRDRALRRLREGELGTALESFAA; the protein is encoded by the coding sequence ATGGCGGAAATAACAGAGGCACGGAAGCGACGGAAGCGTCGCGGTACCGGCCTATCAGAAGGATTTGCGGGCTCGGCCGAAGATCGGTCCGCGCTCGACCAGTACTTGCGCGAGGTGAGCCAGCACGAGCTGCTGAACGCACAGCAGGAGGTCGAGCTGGGTCGGCGTGCGCAGAAGGGTGATGAGGACGCGGTCCAGAAGCTGGTCCGCGCCAATCTGCGCTTCGTGATCAGCGTGGCCAAGAAGTACCAGAACCGTGGCGTGTCGCTCATCGACCTGATCCAGGAGGGCAACGTCGGTCTGGTTACGGCCGCGCGCAAGTTCGATCCGGAGCAGGGCGTGAAGTTCATTTCGTACGCGGTGTGGTGGATCCGCCAGGCGATCCTGGCGGCACTGGCCAATCAGGGCCGGGCTGTGCGTGTGCCGCTGAATCGCGCGAGTGATCTTGCCCGGATCTTCCGCGAGCGGGAGCGACTGAAGCAGGAGCTGCGTCGCGATCCCACGCTGGAGGAAGTGGCCGAAGCGGCATCACTCACGCCGGAAGTCGTCACATCGCTGTCGACACTGAATTCGGCGGAGATCCGACTGGATGCGCCGATCGGCGACAGCGACGACAGCCAGCTGGTGGAGCGCTTCATGTGGGACGAGGCGCACGAGCCGGAGCAGGCGGTCGAGGAGCGGCTGCTCGCCGAGCACATCGACAAGGCGCTCGAGACACTGACGCCCCGCGATGCGAAGGTCGTCCGGCTCTACTTCGGCCTCGAGGGCGGCCGCGAGCACACGCTCGAAGAGATCGGCAACATGCTCGGCGTCACGCGCGAGCGTGTCCGTCAGCTGCGCGACCGCGCGCTGCGCCGGCTGCGGGAGGGCGAGCTGGGCACGGCGCTGGAGAGCTTCGCCGCCTAG
- the rsgA gene encoding ribosome small subunit-dependent GTPase A produces the protein MASATVLSASGGVYDVELEDGTVAEASLRGRLKLQQRTGDRIVAGDIVHIDVQSDKSLTIESVEPRTSELARRAPGHGRKAKVIVANIDRVVVVFAAREPDPNRRLLDRFLVLAEANQLASLIVLNKIDQADESAAAAFLEPYEKAGYDTLRTSAKTGTGVAHLRDRLCGARSVITGPSGVGKSSLLNVVQPGLGLRIGDVSVAVNKGQHTTVSARLIPLECGGYVADTPGLRELGLWAIEPEEIPDCFPEFADLIGTCRFARSCSHTHEPGCAVREAVEQGVVDAGRFDSYRTLREEAEAAPRY, from the coding sequence ATGGCCTCCGCCACCGTCCTTTCCGCCAGCGGCGGCGTCTACGACGTCGAGCTGGAGGATGGAACGGTGGCGGAGGCTTCTTTGCGCGGGCGCCTGAAGCTTCAGCAGCGCACCGGCGACCGCATCGTGGCTGGTGACATTGTCCACATCGATGTGCAATCCGACAAATCCCTGACAATCGAATCGGTCGAGCCCCGTACGAGCGAGCTGGCGCGACGCGCCCCCGGTCACGGCCGCAAGGCCAAGGTGATCGTCGCGAACATCGATCGGGTGGTGGTGGTGTTCGCCGCCCGCGAGCCCGACCCGAACCGCAGGCTGCTCGACCGCTTCCTCGTGCTGGCGGAGGCGAATCAGCTCGCTTCCCTGATCGTGCTGAACAAGATCGACCAGGCCGATGAATCGGCTGCGGCCGCGTTCCTGGAGCCATATGAGAAGGCCGGCTACGACACGCTGCGCACCAGTGCGAAAACCGGCACCGGCGTGGCGCACCTGCGCGACCGCCTGTGCGGCGCGCGCAGCGTCATCACCGGGCCGTCGGGCGTCGGGAAGTCGAGTCTCCTGAACGTAGTGCAGCCCGGACTGGGACTGCGCATCGGTGATGTCAGCGTCGCCGTGAACAAGGGTCAGCACACGACGGTGAGTGCGCGACTCATCCCCCTGGAATGCGGCGGCTATGTCGCCGACACTCCCGGTCTGCGCGAGCTGGGGCTCTGGGCCATCGAGCCGGAGGAGATTCCGGACTGCTTTCCCGAGTTTGCGGACCTCATCGGTACCTGCCGCTTCGCGCGATCATGCAGCCACACGCACGAACCCGGCTGCGCTGTGCGTGAAGCGGTCGAGCAGGGAGTGGTCGATGCGGGACGGTTCGACAGCTATCGCACCCTGCGCGAGGAAGCCGAGGCCGCGCCTCGATACTGA